The Glycine soja cultivar W05 chromosome 6, ASM419377v2, whole genome shotgun sequence genome has a window encoding:
- the LOC114416825 gene encoding protein CUP-SHAPED COTYLEDON 2-like, translated as MDNYYHQHHHPHFDNSNNNEPHLPPGFRFHPTDEELITYYLLKKVLDSSFTGRAIVEVDLNKCEPWELPEKAKMGEKEWYFYSLRDRKYPTGLRTNRATEAGYWKATGKDREIYSSKTCSLVGMKKTLVFYRGRAPKGEKSNWVMHEYRLEGKFAYHYLSRSSKDEWVISRVFQKNTTGGGSTVSAAAAATSGGSSKKTRMTTSNTSSNMSLCPEPGSPSSIYLPPLLESSPYAAASTTTATPAAAAFNDHESCSFNSAVSNNNQREHVSCFSTISAAAFDHLVPPPEPPLDPFARFHCNNNNVGVGVSTFPCLRSLHDNLNLPFFFSPMGHVSSADVASFGAVTNWPAPEEQRMADGGSGMGIVPSELDCMWGY; from the exons ATGGATAACTACTACCATCAACACCACCACCCTCACTTTGACAACAGCAATAACAATGAACCACATTTACCTCCTGGCTTCAGATTCCACCCCACAGATGAGGAACTCATCACATACTACCTCCTCAAGAAGGTTCTAGATAGCTCCTTCACTGGCCGAGCCATAGTTGAAGTCGACCTCAACAAGTGTGAGCCATGGGAGCTTCCTG AGAAAGCAAAGATGGGTGAGAAGGAATGGTACTTCTATAGCCTTCGTGACCGAAAGTACCCAACTGGATTACGCACCAATAGGGCCACCGAAGCTGGTTATTGGAAAGCCACTGGAAAAGACAGAGAGATCTACAGCTCCAAAACTTGCTCGCTCGTTGGCATGAAGAAAACCTTGGTTTTTTATAGAGGAAGAGCTCCGAAGGGTGAAAAAAGCAACTGGGTCATGCACGAGTATCGCTTAGAAGGCAAATTCGCTTACCACTATCTCTCTAGAAGCTCCAAG GATGAGTGGGTGATCTCACGTGTGTTTCAGAAGAACACCACCGGCGGCGGCTCCACCGtgtccgccgccgccgccgccaccAGCGGTGGTAGTTCCAAGAAAACAAGAATGACCACATCAAACACTAGCAGCAACATGAGCCTGTGCCCCGAACCGGGTTCACCCTCTTCCATTTACCTTCCGCCGCTTCTGGAATCCTCTCCTTACGCCGCCGCCAGCACCACCACCGCCACCCCCGCCGCGGCAGCATTCAACGATCACGAAAGCTGCTCCTTCAACAGCGCCGtcagcaacaacaaccaaaGGGAGCACGTGTCCTGTTTCTCCACCATCTCCGCCGCCGCCTTCGACCACCTCGTACCCCCACCGGAGCCGCCGCTTGACCCTTTCGCGCGCTTTCATTGTAACAACAACAACGTTGGTGTTGGAGTCTCTACCTTCCCGTGCCTCAGATCCTTGCACGACAACCTTAACTTGCCCTTCTTTTTCTCTCCAATGGGCCACGTCAGCAGTGCTGATGTGGCATCGTTTGGCGCCGTCACAAACTGGCCGGCGCCAGAAGAGCAGAGGATGGCTGACGGTGGTTCCGGCATGGGGATTGTACCGTCCGAGTTGGATTGCATGTGGGGCTATTGA